The genomic region cggtggcccgtccggtgggtccctgcggtcaggtggaggaataattagtttgtgcgtaataaggaggcacttccttgcggccgctatggacccagctgtcagcctctccacgtacagtactcttccgatggaagtcgttccttgaccacgttgaccacgccgcgccgagagcaccagggcggtggacgatggcgaggcctaggaaggggacgatgtggagccggggaagccgcggcagtggaagcccgcgtggagaggagtacgagggttcactggttcggctgcggtgtgaggctaccgtcatcatagaataacaaggggtgtaggtgagtggagggatggcctggccagcggtgggagtagtaggggcggtgaggcctccgcggcagcatagccggccactggaggcaggagcaggcggcacgaccggtgcttcTTTGGGtgcctggagcaagaagaccagaggttgaagcactacggccgttggatggacatcgtacggtcactgcagctagaatcattcatattgactaagttgacaaagcccttggtacgcatcaacttagtaggcccacaggtcagcttccgaaaagGTGCACCCTAGATGtgaggggaggaatcatttttcgggcgggtgaagctagaatatccgagatcgAGGAAGAAGCACAACATCCGGTGGACGgtcatccaacggccactgctgcgagaactgtgtgttgactataataagttgacaaagccttgcgtacgcatcAACTTCTTTTTtgaggtaatagcaccccaggtaccctaacttgcacaCAATGTGATGATCTAGTCCCAAAGTTGCAAAACTTGACTAAGTCATACCCTAACTTGCATCTCATGTGATGTTTTAGTCCCAGGCCAATCACAGCTCGCCAAGTGGCTGGGCCGGTCAGCGCACACATTTTTTCACAAAACCCCCTGCCGTTTCCCTGAATTAACACGCAATCACCCCCCACCTGAATTAAATATGTCGGAATCGAGTTCACGTCCGTTAGAGAACAACATATTATCTAGTAACACAATATGTTTGAATCAATCAGAACTTCGGTACGAGTAATGGCCATTTGTAAATCAACCCAGAACATAATCATACCGATACACAAAACAAGAAGAGCTACCTGTCAGTTTTACTCTCCAGAAGGTCAGCAAGGACAGGCAGGATAGTGGTACATAAATCTAGTGCGATGGCTTTGCTTTTCTCCATCATAACACTTGCCATATCAGCACATACCTGGAGTTAGCAGAAATCTTATAATTATGAATCAACAATGCAACGGTTATTCCATGCAGAACAGGAAAAAAGGTTGCAGAGTACTGACAACATGACCAGACATCTTCTCGAGCGTTGAGAAAACACCCCTGATGTCATTTCTTTGCCACATTTGGTGCAGAATCTGTGAGTAAGATACATTTGATACACGTTTGGATTAGTTAAAACATTTGAGGCGGCAAGATACAGTCTATTAGCAGTCATGTTTGGAAGACTATCCGTTCACAGGTCTGCTGAATAAGATTGTGGTACACTAATAACATAGTTAACTCAACCAGCCATATTTCATTCTGAAGAAACAAACTCTATTCGAATCTGGAATACCATGACATAGGACACTGCATACATTTATATATTTTTCACATTCTATTGATAGCATGCAACATATATCTTAGTCAGTTTAAATGTAACACTGTTAGTTTGAGAACATTCGAGATTAAGATGTCCTGTTTCCCCTGAAGAATAACAATATTACACTCCAAAAGAAAAAGTGAAGCACCATACAGACCTGCAATTTTGTCAGGCGTGACCGTGTTGAACTCAAAAATAGATCATGCTCTTCGATTAGAACAGATAAAACATCTTTCTCGCTAGTTACGATATTAGTTTCAGCTGCTTGAGTGCTTCCTCTCTGCAGATGGCAAAAAAGAAGTTACAGAAATTAGTTTGTTTACGGTTTTCCTTCTTTTAATAAATCCAAATTCCAATTGTTAAACATGATATAACAACAGTATCAACTATGGAACAACTAAATAGAAAAGATTTGTGCATTGAATCCAACAGTGAGAGCAAAAAATAAACAGAATGTTCTAAAAGCGTATGGGTTGTCTCACATACAGATGAATATATTCGGCCTCTAGGAGCCCCCAACGCTGAATTGCTTGTTGTTGGTTCTTCATGACTTGGGGACTGATCCCTGCCTTCCCAATTAGAAACAATTGATCTTGTTCTTCCTAGAAATACTATACGATTCAGGCCTGAAGAACAAATTATTGCAAGCACCAAAGTATAGCAAATTATATGCCTGCTCTTGAAACTTCAATGTAGCAGTTATCTCTTGGCTTACACATTCTAGGAACATCTGCAAAATAGCACCAAATGTTCAAGCAGTTACAACTTAGTTGTACATGAAAATTACAGGTAATTTTTAAATTGTGCACATGATTTATCAAATGAAACTTATGAATCCAAAACACAAAGGAAAACTAATAACTTGACAACAGAATAGAAAATTCCCAAAGCATTTATTAGAGCACAAGTTTTCATAGCCAAACATAGATAAGATTAAACTAACAGTGTTCCACGAATAGGTTCTTCAAATTCACTGGCAACTATTGCATATGGAAAACATCTACCTACAGAAATAATTGAAGAACCTCGAATGAATAAATTTAGTTGTTCCAAACACTTGAATCAGTACATGACAAAAGGGAATGGAAATTTCATCAAACTCACACAAGAATCATTATTTCGAGCACATGATGCAAGAAGGCAGGAACTACTTTTTAGGTAAATCAGGCACCACTAATGGTTGTGAAACAATTCAAATCAAACTACAGCAGTACATAAAACAGATTAGCATGTTAAGGGCAAGGATAATACAATTATCATTCCGGTGGCTCGTATTTGATTCTGCTGAACCTGAAAATCCTGACCTGTAAACTGAACCATGTTTTACATCTTCACGAGTTTCTTCGGGAATCACTATTTGAACAGCACCATTCCTCCGAGGAAGAAATATTTGACAAGTAAGGTCATCACTTTCAGTATCTTTGCTTCCCACATCAACTTTGTCCATATCAACTTTCACAATGGTTGATTTCCTTGGTTTAGCATACCTTGATCTTGTGACGACCTTACTTGATGTGGACAAACTTTGTCCATATAAAATTTTAGTAAGGTCGTCActtgatttgcagcccagcggggcggagaataacaggtTGACCTTGCCtgagtattcctcaaaaaaacgtatagctgggctagccattttcatcttgaaaaaaattaatatttgggttggatatctgtcctgggctagataggccacagcccgcccagttaataccttgctctcctctgaacaacaacgaaaacattgccaagaaaaactctgcagtgctcacgcctcgaaaacacaaatactgctcgagttgcttggtcccagctgtcggccgcaccttctgcaattctcttgtttatattgactacataggttgacaatggtgtgggaccgtgatgtcaggaaaccaggaggaagcaaaaaaaatatagttgtacataataaggaggcacttgcgtacgtacggctatggccctagtgggtccctactgtcatccagtcaaaataaagtcatctcctgaatcctcatgttcattgactatgttaacaatgctcagcgccatagcgagcgcaacaactcaaaggacgacagagagggcctcgtgggccctacggatggtctgatacagcacccgctgctcattcaggaagccaggatcatcggacacctatgagcaccttcgagagactgggGCGGGATGAAACGGTAAGGCTCAAGGTGACGaagaatgattagagaaccattcgatgtattgtgcatgatgtgaagtattatggaggacacgaaccatctaaatattttgtgcagttccactaaaatcaagctgagcatccctgtggatttcatatttatatgcttccagaaaacaaagacacatcagcacacacatgaatattggccccagtgtcaacccaccaatcggtggactaacaaactgaaagtacggtaaaaagattaccatacccagatgccccatcattgttgcttagagtgacattgacagacttggagtcctgtcctggcttcttggtacttgtttaggtacttgtttgggcacttgtttgcccagtgttcctccgaaccacaagtaaagcagccatctctcttttagTCTTTCTTCTTACCTTTTCTTAATGGCCGATGCTGGCaacaccattcaaacatatagtccggtggctcaaggtaacgacgaatgattagagaaccattcgatgtattgtgcatgatgaagtattatggaggacacaaaccatctagacattttgtgcagttcgacTAAAATCAatctgagcatccctgtggatatcgtatttatatgctgcaagaaaacaaagacacaacaacacacacatgaatattggccccagtgtcaacccaccaatcggtggactaacaaactgaaagtacggtaaacagattaccatacccagatgccccatcattgttgcttagaatgacattgacagatttggagtcctgtcctggcttcctgtacttgtttgggcacttttttcccagtgcactccacgtcttgtagagtttcctatgctctctgcagactagtcatgtcaccagcgtctactaatactctgtaaagcttctcgatcattccttgtgtaatgtagcgcaaatagtgactacttctttctgcaaagtggtaagaccaactagaCCCACTAATGcaacagtttgccttagacacattggcttcttttgtgcagttcaactaaaatcaatgtcggaataaaaccgagctttaattttgatatccctgtaagcaacaaaaggtacaagggaaacaattactgagaaataacggttgatgacttgtactcccagaagaaaaacatctactgatctaccttatcttaatgggaaacaaagtaggagagtagaaattctcaatcagtgtgattcattcatattaactgagacattatcttaacaatgcattgttacaacatgtataaagaacggcaaagtagaaaagtatcattcctaaaacaatgcgactgattcattttagcAGAGACactatcttaacaataccttggttaaacatgtagaaagaactacaaagcaggatagtaccatttgtaaaacactgtaactaatatataataacagagacattatttgaacaatacatttcttaaacatgtacactgaccgatccctaacagaaatggtactcccaccgatccctaacaagtgttccagttttgaactaagatttagtagttaattctgaggaaagtcggtactgacctttcaagaccaagatttgaaacaactcgtgaggaagacctgagagagatctcacacatatatggaaatctggtctcattttgtgcagtccaccaaaattaagcgaagcaaaatgtcgcaatagcaacaagttgaatagatatccatgttttaacagaggcaaaaaacgaatcaattactggccaataaaggaggatgaaacatgcagccacaaaaatggtaatcccgccaattcctaacaagtgttgcagttttgaaataacattaagtagttaattctgagagtggcatgcttaattttaccagcggcattagattaacaaaaagcataaacagttccagggagagtgggcgcaacaacaacatgtgcttccatctacttataaacggggtgatgcagagtttgttgtaacaaagcaacaagcataatgtctgggttggtcccatttttcttcactacttaatgggaaaggacagcaatacaatagcttcaattcaacatttatttaaaaaaggaccaatacaagtagcacaccatctcaaaagagactgcacgatcatgtgaatgaaggcaagtaccaacctgtcatgacggacacaagatcacgtacgaatctgccaacacgaataggaaatccaatctcattttgtgcagttactctgaaattAGGTAAAGTCGccagtgtgacatttaagtttgctatagcaacaaatTGAATAGATATCCCTAATTTAACATAGGCAAAAAGGAAACAGTTACTgtcaataaaggaggatgaaacatgcggccaaaaaaagaagcatctaccttatcttgatggaaaacaaagtataggacagtagcatttctaaaacggttgcattgattcatattaacagagaaattctcttaaaatagttcggTAGTTAATtccgagagtggcattgcttaaaatacaatagcttcaattcaacatttatttaaaacagtaccaatacaagtagcaaaacatctcaaaacaccctgcacgatcatgtggatgggacatggtacatgccagcaccatgtgcgtccacacatataaatgggtgatgcagagtatgtagccaagcagcatatctgcattggtcccatatttgttctctttgaaactttttccgatgtgagggcagcaaatctagtcctgcacaaactacccgacccccagtttctttcccttttcaacaaagagttcggttccttacagatgtgtgtactgggttaccccctttttcccttttcgaccaacaaagcggctggatagctagtctatactactttccctccctcctttcctcattgaaccacgtcctagattcatgctccaccccaccacacccttctttccactttgaaccaagacctagattcaacCACAGAAttgaagaaggggtcggtggccctcccgcacaggcgctgggtgaaagagaaaagcacagccggcagtggattgcctccctcgccgaaggcaatagagtgaacgctgcacctcctccccttcctggtgcgacGGGATCCGAACGCCTCCTTCGCCATCTGTGAGGAGGgtgagagacagaggccacaacatggtcttgtttagatctggtgaagagggtgagagacagtgaatatagcaaaccctagcaaaggaacgttgagcctccagcgtgtgtgtgtatatatatatagtgcggcaagagtgtggagagtgcaaaccctagcgaacaagcattgaggctccagcttatatatataccgtagtacggactgagctccggtgccttaactggaCCTGCtcttgggtgtatgacaggtgggccagccacattttgggcccacctgtcataaacccaaaggcaggtgcactaaagtcaatgaagctgcgtccatatagtactcatgtatatgactaatatatagtggagtggttttcttattatctcgataacaatcgttttaaattgtgtaagtacgaaacaaaactctttatttaatgtaccagtgaagaaaactactactccctctgttcctaaatatttgtctttctagagatttcaacaaatgactacatacggagcaaaatgagtgaatctacactataaaaatttctatatacattcgtatgtggtagtccattgcaaaccacttgaaagacaaaaatttaggaacggagggagtacttccgataaACTAACAATCCACGCGTCTTGgttgcacttcctgtccttcacgtgcggttcactaccctcccttaagtgaacaaccacacatgcgccaaattatcggaaacatgtgagagtgtgtacaaataaagaattttaatttcaattatcggaaaggtttgagagtatgtacagtttgccctctctaataattatggtttgttgtgttcggcctaaacttggtcaaactttacaaattttgacttcaatcaaatctaatatgcggagtaaataaaaatggagggctactacgtccatccggggtTTTAGTCCACGccatttttaaatcaaagttaatagctggacaaataaaattacaggggagctggagacaaagttgtgagaaggcttagaaatcaatacaaaacttatgctcgtactaccaatgtcgatccttcttcgaggaaacatttggttcatagccaattgtgtgataaaattgcaccaacgtgaaagacgactgcgtctccaacgcaaccaaggtgaactgacg from Triticum aestivum cultivar Chinese Spring chromosome 4A, IWGSC CS RefSeq v2.1, whole genome shotgun sequence harbors:
- the LOC123083696 gene encoding katanin p80 WD40 repeat-containing subunit B1 homolog KTN80.3; the encoded protein is MDKVDVGSKDTESDDLTCQIFLPRRNGAVQIVIPEETREDVKHGSVYRSGFSGSAESNTSHRNDNYVPRMCKPRDNCYIEVSRAGRTRSIVSNWEGRDQSPSHEEPTTSNSALGAPRGRIYSSRGSTQAAETNIVTSEKDVLSVLIEEHDLFLSSTRSRLTKLQILHQMWQRNDIRGVFSTLEKMSGHVVCADMASVMMEKSKAIALDLCTTILPVLADLLESKTDR